The DNA sequence CCCGGAAGGCTTCCGTTGGCTGTTTGAATCAAAACTCTGATGAACAGATTCTCATCAATGCTTGGTGCCACCTCCTGCCACCTATACAGAATCTTGTTTGCTCCTTGTTCTAAGCTCTTGGTAACCGTAAAAACTGTCACGGTTTCCGGCACTGGAACCAGCTTGATCTTCCACCAGAGGATAACTCCAAAACTGCCTCCACCACCACCTCTGATTGCCCAAAACAAGTCCTCTCCCATGGCTGCTCTGTCCAGAATCCTGCCATTGGCATCCACGATTCGAGCATCGAGGACATTGTCGGCTCCAAGGCCATACTTTCTCATCATAGAACCATATGCACCCCCTGTTATGTGACCGCCAATTCCCAGGGTTGTGCAAAGCCCTGCAGGGAAGCCATGCACTGCGCTCTTCTCTGCAATTCTGTAATAAACTTCGCCCACGGTGGCACCGGCTTGAATCCAAGCCGTGTTCTGCGCGATATCAACGTTGATCTCGCGGAGCTTGACCAAGTCTAGGATCATGAATGGCTTCTCTATGAAAGAAACATAAGAGAGGCCTTCGTAGTCATGGCCTCCACTTCTCACCCTCATGTGAATACCAAGCTGTTTGGCGCAAATCACTGCAGCTTGGACTTGTGAGTCATGGAATGGTGTGAATATGAATTCTGGTTTTGGCAGTGAGGGTAGCAAGTACCTTAGGTTCTGAGCAGTGGATTCAAGGATAGAAGTGTAGGAAGCATTGTTAGGAGTGTACACTGCACTGGGAAATTCATTTGGGGTTTGAGAATGGAGTGTTACACAATGGTTGAAAGCTTCTTGAATTGGAATTGAGTTAGTGAGTGAAATTGACAACAGAATCAGAAAACTTGACAAGAAGGGCCTAAAAGAGTAAGACTCCATAATAATGCTCTAATCTTCTCCTCTCTTGTCTTGTGTTTAAAGAATACTGGTTGCCAATGCTGGTTTTATAGTGGTAATATACGTGTATGTTAGCTAATGTACACGTCATATTCATATACTAAGTggtatttctattttatttaggTCCAGTTGCAGTGCTGTAGTTGAAATTATGACAAGGTGGAAAGAATATTAGTTTATTTGAATACAATTCACACCAGAAACTATCTCGTGATGCGGATAATCATTTCTCTAATATGGTCAATCCACTCTTATGGTCATTGTAAATATAGCTTAGCTTGTAGCTAAGTGTAtagtttattattatataaattatagttTCTTTCTTTAACAATATTTTGTGGTTGCAATATGAAGAAGGAAGGAATCACATTCTGAAATATCTACAACCAATACACATGCATCGTTGGTATTATACATTTGCGCGCCAATCAAGCTCTGAAAGATCAATCATAGAAGTCGCTTTGCTTAAAGCAAGGATAATAATATAGGTGAGATAGATAGAACTGAATATCCTAGCGTAAGACCAGCTCCACGTGCCATTTTTGTATGTCAAGAAGTTTCAAAGGAAACTACACTAATTTCTTTAGCATGTTAGGTAGGGATAAAAAGATGACAATGTGTGATTTTTTTGGGGGACATGTGAGGGCCGAAGGACCCATACTTTGTGGAGACTGGAGAGAAATCTtgataagaaacaagaaataAGCTTCACTAATTATCTTTACATACATTTAGATAAAGTTGATGGTGTAATAATTATGTTTGTAAAGTAAAATTAATGATATGAGATTCATTTTAATTTCATGAAATGTAGTATCTTAACATTATGTGATAAACTTTTACTCTTTTAAGAACTTATCTTTATGTGAATATTCCCATCAAATCTTCAATAATACCTTATTGATTgtttaaactttaaataaatttttttttgagcCTTCAGAAGTCAATTTTTATTAATACAACATGAACAGACAACAATAATCTTATAAAAAACACACCAactttaatcgaataatttaaCATAATGGATGCCACTGTTTCTTTTCCTTAAAAGTCAACAAACATGAATAAGTCATCGGAGTCATTTGTCAAACACGGCAACACGCACAGCGGATTAAGAAAAGGAGAAGTGTTTTCTTCCTTTTGGAGTTTTGGTCAAGGCCAGGTACAACCGAACATGCCCCAGCTGGCCAGCCCAATACAAAATAGATTCCCAAAACCTACCCTACCCAAATGTTAAAACTGCTATGAGTTTTTTTATCCCATTTTTTTCCCTTTAAAAGAGATGGTAATGTACCTATCAATTTTTCTTCTTGGAGACTCAATATTGGGCTTCAGACGCCTCGTCCAACAACAAGAACATGTTAACGAACATGTTTCTTCTTAGTGTTCGTTGGGCCTTTAGCCCTCTCAACTGATTAAAaaatgagaagaagaagaaggaaattGTGATAGGGGTGTTCATGAATCCATTCGATCCGCAAAGttatcggatcggatcggatatgatCGGCACATAAATAGAATCGGATAACAGATTTTGTGTAGGTATCTGCATATCCGCGTATTtgtaaaaataactaaataaataagtaaatatttttttatgttttatttcaactaataattatcatatatattgtattattttaatttattatttaagaaaaataaatatgtttaatattattttaaaaataaacatatttaaaaaaatagaaaaaataaattttattaatattttttaataaaaataacctgttaaaaatatttttgtattttgcgGATATATTCGATATCCGATTCGATCCGCAAATGTGTGGAGTGAATCGGATCAGATCCAAACTTAAAAACGACGGATATTGGATTCGATCTGATCCGATAATTTTAGTATGAATCGGATCGAAATTTTGATTATATCCCATCTGTGTTGACCCCTAAATTGTGAAAACGGCCGAGACTTTGAAGAATTGTTAAAATTCATGCCTTGAATGTCTATGATTGCCTAAGCATTCATGAAACTAtgaatttccttttttttttttcagcgAAAGTTAGCATTCTGTTGGATCACGTAGCAAACTTATTAGTTTTCAATTGTTTTC is a window from the Arachis stenosperma cultivar V10309 chromosome 3, arast.V10309.gnm1.PFL2, whole genome shotgun sequence genome containing:
- the LOC130968153 gene encoding berberine bridge enzyme-like 26, translated to MESYSFRPFLSSFLILLSISLTNSIPIQEAFNHCVTLHSQTPNEFPSAVYTPNNASYTSILESTAQNLRYLLPSLPKPEFIFTPFHDSQVQAAVICAKQLGIHMRVRSGGHDYEGLSYVSFIEKPFMILDLVKLREINVDIAQNTAWIQAGATVGEVYYRIAEKSAVHGFPAGLCTTLGIGGHITGGAYGSMMRKYGLGADNVLDARIVDANGRILDRAAMGEDLFWAIRGGGGGSFGVILWWKIKLVPVPETVTVFTVTKSLEQGANKILYRWQEVAPSIDENLFIRVLIQTANGSLPGRRTVTTSYNALFLGSADTLLQVMKQSFPELGLTRNDCVETSWIKSVLYIAGFPSGTAPEVLLQAKSTSKAYFKAKSDFIRQVIPENSLNSLWKIFLQEDGPLMIWNPYGGMMGRIPESATPFPHRQGTLYKIQYVTGWLDGEKSMARHMNWIRRFYYFMAPYASKYPREAYVNYRDLDIGMNHQNTTSFSKASVWGFKYFKNNFLRLVQVKTKVDPSNFFRHEQSIPPFHTKRW